In a genomic window of Thermogemmata fonticola:
- a CDS encoding peptide chain release factor family protein, translated as MSEVQSQVAQGGGPTFARRSPWTALSDEQLLAQCSVDTYRASGPGGQKRNKTSSAVRLRHHPSGLIVIAEESRSQHENKARALQRLRQGFYLHIREAIPAAADGKVVIEPVVWQQLGLQPGEFPRSVKHPAFWPLAGLALDVLAALQGRVAPAAEALGVSTAQLVHFLQRHPQVWQQVNRLRQHFGHAPLH; from the coding sequence ATGTCCGAGGTCCAATCGCAAGTGGCGCAGGGTGGCGGCCCCACTTTTGCCCGGCGGAGTCCGTGGACGGCGCTGAGCGATGAGCAGCTCCTGGCTCAGTGCTCGGTTGATACCTACCGTGCGAGCGGGCCGGGAGGTCAGAAGCGGAATAAGACAAGTTCGGCGGTCCGCCTGCGTCATCATCCGAGCGGATTGATCGTCATCGCCGAAGAGAGCCGGTCGCAGCATGAGAACAAGGCCAGGGCTTTACAACGTTTGCGGCAGGGCTTTTACCTCCACATCCGGGAAGCTATCCCTGCTGCTGCGGACGGGAAAGTCGTGATCGAGCCGGTCGTGTGGCAGCAGCTTGGACTCCAGCCCGGCGAGTTCCCGCGCTCGGTGAAACATCCGGCGTTCTGGCCCTTGGCTGGCTTGGCCCTGGACGTGCTGGCGGCTTTGCAGGGACGGGTCGCACCCGCTGCTGAGGCGTTGGGTGTCTCCACGGCCCAACTCGTCCACTTCCTGCAACGGCATCCTCAGGTCTGGCAACAGGTCAATCGCCTGCGGCAGCACTTCGGCCACGCCCCACTCCACTGA
- a CDS encoding DUF3500 domain-containing protein produces MRPSTPEVVSCPECELGWESVANWDRREFLRVTGATAAAATVGLALTPLERARAARMARQAEAEALVFELYRSLDSEQKKYLVQPWDLKRPNQPLPARLMTANAAVGKSVIGLEYKRPQIELLRRIFRAISNGDEGYRQLSRNGKFDNSGDFENIGAVLYGEAVEGKKFSLVFSGHHLTVRCDGNSEEQTAFGGPLYYGHSPSGYSRTNVFYNQTQAVTAIYEALTAEQRQQAVFPGKWRDGVETVRLPQKQAKLPGIAYADMTAEQKTLVQKAMQELISPYRKEDGEEVMEIIKANGGLEKIHLAFYQEGQTSAKEPWTYWRLEGPGFVWSYRALPHIHCFVNISARIS; encoded by the coding sequence ATGCGTCCTTCCACACCCGAAGTTGTGAGCTGCCCGGAGTGCGAGTTGGGCTGGGAAAGCGTAGCGAATTGGGACCGGCGGGAGTTTCTCCGCGTCACGGGGGCAACTGCTGCCGCGGCCACGGTGGGTCTGGCACTGACCCCTCTGGAGCGTGCCCGTGCAGCCCGGATGGCACGGCAGGCGGAGGCGGAAGCACTCGTCTTCGAGCTGTATCGCTCCCTGGATAGCGAGCAGAAGAAGTATCTGGTGCAACCCTGGGACTTGAAGCGCCCGAATCAGCCGCTGCCTGCTCGCTTGATGACCGCCAACGCCGCCGTCGGCAAATCGGTCATTGGCCTGGAATACAAGCGGCCTCAAATCGAGCTGCTCCGAAGGATCTTCCGAGCCATCAGTAATGGGGACGAAGGGTACCGGCAACTGAGCCGTAACGGCAAGTTTGACAACAGCGGCGACTTCGAGAACATCGGCGCAGTTCTTTATGGCGAGGCGGTGGAGGGGAAGAAGTTCTCCCTGGTCTTCTCCGGCCACCACCTGACCGTACGCTGCGATGGCAACTCGGAGGAACAGACGGCCTTCGGCGGTCCGCTTTACTACGGCCACAGCCCCAGCGGCTACTCCCGCACCAACGTGTTCTACAATCAGACCCAAGCCGTCACAGCCATCTACGAAGCCCTCACGGCGGAACAACGCCAGCAAGCCGTCTTTCCCGGCAAATGGCGCGATGGCGTGGAAACCGTCCGCCTGCCCCAAAAGCAGGCCAAGCTGCCCGGCATTGCCTATGCCGACATGACCGCCGAGCAGAAAACGCTCGTGCAAAAGGCCATGCAGGAGCTGATCTCCCCTTACCGCAAGGAAGACGGCGAAGAGGTCATGGAGATCATCAAAGCCAACGGAGGTTTGGAGAAAATCCACCTGGCCTTCTATCAGGAAGGGCAGACCAGCGCCAAAGAGCCGTGGACCTACTGGCGGCTGGAAGGACCGGGCTTCGTCTGGAGCTATCGGGCCTTGCCGCACATCCACTGCTTCGTCAACATCAGCGCGCGGATCAGTTGA